The following coding sequences are from one Pigmentibacter sp. JX0631 window:
- a CDS encoding thioredoxin domain-containing protein codes for MNFSLKDLLNKNKYRIATTVTLTTLAFIGCQSQKSKSSDDVLGSFNSKTIKFKDLSTAEKTELINAQKKVYETASAILEKHYLDAWFDDYKNQNKLASLDAAKEDYYSKKAVVGDEVVKKFLADNANNPQLLQIPEDKRSGLVKQYLTRMEQAKAEQELIAEAQDKGKIKVTGIEKPQEIVVTFNDATGYKYNSNLKNPKVTIVEFADYQCPYCVRTHETLEKVMAEYKDKVQYIYKDFPLMQIHPEALPAAIAAKCAANQNKYWDMHKSLYVKGSTDKLSSETYQKIATELKLNIADFKTCLEDKDKTISQAVMAQMEEGNSVGVNATPSIFINGEKFEGNLSVAGLKKEIDAKLNAK; via the coding sequence ATGAACTTTTCTTTAAAAGATTTGTTAAATAAGAATAAATATAGAATCGCAACAACCGTAACATTAACAACTTTAGCTTTTATCGGGTGTCAATCCCAAAAATCCAAAAGTTCTGATGATGTATTAGGCTCCTTTAACTCTAAAACCATTAAATTTAAAGATCTTTCAACAGCTGAAAAAACTGAACTTATCAATGCACAAAAAAAAGTATATGAAACGGCATCGGCTATTTTAGAAAAGCACTATTTAGATGCATGGTTTGATGATTATAAAAATCAAAATAAACTAGCTTCCTTAGATGCTGCTAAAGAAGATTACTATTCTAAAAAAGCAGTAGTTGGAGATGAAGTTGTTAAAAAATTTCTTGCAGACAATGCTAACAACCCTCAACTTTTGCAGATACCAGAAGACAAACGTTCTGGTTTGGTCAAACAATATCTAACAAGAATGGAACAAGCTAAAGCTGAACAAGAACTTATAGCTGAAGCTCAAGATAAAGGCAAAATTAAAGTTACTGGGATTGAAAAACCACAAGAAATAGTTGTCACCTTTAATGATGCAACAGGATATAAATATAATAGTAATTTAAAAAATCCTAAGGTTACTATAGTTGAATTTGCTGATTATCAATGTCCTTATTGCGTAAGAACTCATGAAACTCTTGAAAAAGTAATGGCTGAATACAAGGACAAAGTTCAATACATTTATAAAGATTTTCCTTTAATGCAAATCCACCCAGAAGCTCTACCAGCTGCAATTGCTGCGAAATGTGCTGCTAATCAAAACAAATACTGGGACATGCACAAATCGCTATATGTTAAAGGCTCTACTGATAAACTTTCATCTGAGACTTATCAAAAAATAGCTACAGAGCTAAAATTAAATATTGCTGATTTTAAAACCTGTTTAGAAGACAAAGATAAAACCATAAGCCAAGCTGTAATGGCACAAATGGAAGAGGGAAATAGTGTTGGAGTGAATGCTACTCCTTCCATTTTTATTAATGGTGAAAAATTTGAAGGTAATTTAAGCGTTGCTGGTCTGAAGAAAGAAATTGATGCTAAATTAAACGCAAAGTAA
- a CDS encoding ricin-type beta-trefoil lectin domain protein, with the protein MQLNSHNVKYLYTSLLSLVAVSCNVDSKKSKSEKFDGSNFVTVSEKNYNKNYDLSTEINENKVVKLEGIKNSEKLQELLFKVSPIALNDSESSDKETDVYLYKNNENNLSLISASSNNKDTEKEVGKMIYAELNSENKSDTEENDQPLDKSSVTVTIFEENLSCFMPKLSKDDSQLIDYCDKKANVKLHFKVDMFGSRAGEFIPKENPSQKIRTEDGKFITFSISPSERGGPGWHIKNSIKQEKIKYGDRISPVANKYFFEINSDSNSGKTLENQVHIANTFPTNLNPKTTFSETIGYNSGISGGLKLGSKAEFKPAVSPATGLSLGEVEANVGLELGANILRTRSRTIQFETYEYTVENNSNGNKAMWIWDAKIPENICTYLTGFDTKNCDFSTLPWNTRWASNINKFSAISHKSFTPAFLATYRTSTRNKGITSFEISTKAQTAAIFGEVSQLVIKKSYKLEVGTGEISVNPIVVSVNWNSPFFASEENIRLQKTNSLYATKCLAVNKATNVVSLADCDNTHEQIWGYDIELKLFKSRTGLNNLCLALQQDKSGQDVAVAEPCFANSEDKVVKNNQIWEFTTEGYIRSKEDPEQRVLDTNDNGELVLKVPNKLTPKFKAYDAKL; encoded by the coding sequence ATGCAATTAAATAGTCATAATGTGAAGTATTTATACACTAGTCTGCTTTCCTTAGTTGCAGTTAGTTGTAATGTTGATTCAAAAAAATCAAAATCAGAAAAATTTGATGGTTCAAATTTTGTTACTGTTAGTGAGAAGAATTATAATAAAAATTACGACCTATCTACAGAAATAAATGAAAATAAAGTAGTAAAATTAGAAGGAATTAAAAATTCTGAAAAACTTCAAGAACTTTTATTTAAAGTTTCACCAATTGCATTAAATGATTCTGAAAGTAGCGATAAAGAAACTGACGTTTATTTATATAAAAACAATGAAAATAACCTTAGCTTAATTTCTGCAAGCAGCAATAATAAAGATACTGAAAAAGAAGTTGGAAAAATGATTTATGCTGAATTAAATTCAGAAAATAAATCTGATACTGAAGAAAATGATCAACCTCTTGACAAATCTTCTGTCACAGTAACTATTTTTGAGGAAAATTTATCTTGTTTTATGCCAAAATTAAGCAAAGATGACTCTCAATTAATTGATTACTGCGATAAAAAAGCTAATGTAAAATTACATTTTAAAGTAGATATGTTCGGCTCTCGTGCTGGAGAATTTATTCCTAAGGAAAATCCAAGTCAAAAAATAAGAACTGAAGATGGAAAATTCATAACTTTTAGCATTTCCCCAAGTGAAAGGGGTGGCCCAGGGTGGCATATAAAAAATTCTATCAAACAAGAAAAAATAAAATATGGAGACAGAATTTCTCCAGTAGCAAACAAGTATTTTTTTGAAATAAACTCTGACTCAAATAGTGGGAAAACTTTAGAAAATCAAGTACATATTGCAAACACTTTTCCAACAAATTTAAATCCTAAAACTACTTTTAGCGAAACGATAGGTTACAACTCAGGCATATCTGGTGGCTTAAAATTAGGCAGTAAAGCTGAATTCAAGCCAGCAGTTTCTCCAGCAACAGGACTTAGTCTTGGAGAAGTTGAAGCAAATGTTGGCTTAGAACTTGGTGCAAATATATTAAGAACAAGATCTAGAACAATTCAATTTGAGACATATGAATACACTGTCGAAAATAATAGCAATGGAAATAAAGCAATGTGGATTTGGGATGCAAAAATTCCAGAAAACATATGCACCTATTTAACTGGTTTTGACACAAAAAATTGTGACTTTAGTACATTACCTTGGAACACCAGATGGGCATCAAACATTAATAAGTTTTCAGCTATCAGCCACAAATCTTTTACACCAGCATTTTTGGCTACATATAGAACTTCAACTAGAAACAAAGGGATAACTTCTTTTGAAATCAGCACAAAAGCTCAAACAGCTGCTATATTTGGAGAAGTTTCACAATTGGTTATAAAAAAATCTTATAAGCTTGAAGTAGGTACTGGAGAAATTTCTGTAAATCCAATTGTAGTTTCAGTGAATTGGAATTCTCCATTTTTTGCCTCTGAAGAAAATATAAGATTGCAAAAAACAAATAGCCTTTATGCAACAAAATGTTTGGCTGTAAATAAAGCAACCAATGTTGTTTCATTAGCTGACTGTGATAATACCCATGAACAAATTTGGGGATATGACATAGAATTAAAGCTATTTAAATCTAGAACTGGACTGAATAATCTTTGCTTAGCTCTTCAACAAGATAAATCTGGACAAGATGTTGCTGTAGCCGAACCATGTTTTGCAAATAGTGAAGATAAAGTTGTAAAAAATAATCAAATTTGGGAATTTACAACTGAAGGCTATATAAGGTCTAAAGAAGATCCTGAGCAAAGAGTGCTTGATACGAATGATAATGGAGAACTTGTATTAAAAGTTCCCAATAAGTTAACACCAAAATTTAAAGCTTATGACGCCAAACTTTAA
- a CDS encoding MlaD family protein, with protein MALSSEVKVGLFTILGASVLTTTAVVLGGNPFASKKQHFYTVISNVRGVAERTQVRASGVQVGEVTSVEILQDGAKINFSVDGNLKIPKGSFLEIKSRGILGDVFIEIVRNQAGVGNMSSGEFMPRNPESNDIEALMTNLNNIARDIKKITGSLSNVLGTKEGENSVKNILDNIEGVSADLRDITSSQKTNIKEAIKGIRDSAVRISNLIERNDSKVDQIISDLKTFSSELRNISTPENREKIENIIANVDEATASIKRMASKIEKGEGTIGQLIAKDETADEVKATLKSIQDVVKPISQLKLTMMDRAEFRVANAQTGDKFTNEFDLMFSTRPDRYYLLGITNVSYGRQVDTTTATTTTNGNTTTTTTQKNTNENVSNLRYNLQISQRIGFMGLRVGMFASSGGFATDFFVFKDRLVGSIEFSQFGGSPTPSDTQYGSKGPFNIKAFTNVFITPNIFLTAGVDGLVLYDKPFPFVGAGLSITDEDIKGLLGVAALAK; from the coding sequence ATGGCACTGTCCTCTGAAGTTAAAGTTGGTTTATTTACTATATTAGGTGCTTCAGTCCTAACAACCACAGCTGTGGTTTTAGGTGGAAATCCTTTTGCCTCAAAAAAACAACATTTTTACACTGTGATAAGTAACGTTAGAGGAGTTGCAGAGCGCACTCAAGTGCGTGCATCAGGTGTTCAGGTTGGTGAAGTTACTTCAGTAGAAATTTTGCAGGATGGTGCAAAAATAAATTTTAGTGTTGACGGTAATTTAAAAATACCGAAGGGTTCTTTTCTTGAAATAAAATCAAGAGGAATTTTAGGTGATGTATTTATTGAAATAGTCAGAAACCAAGCTGGTGTCGGAAATATGTCTTCAGGCGAATTTATGCCTAGAAATCCAGAATCCAATGACATTGAAGCTCTTATGACAAATTTAAATAATATTGCCCGAGATATTAAAAAAATTACTGGGTCTTTATCGAATGTTTTAGGTACTAAAGAAGGTGAAAATTCTGTTAAAAATATTCTTGATAATATTGAAGGTGTATCTGCTGATTTGCGTGATATAACTTCTTCGCAAAAAACAAACATAAAAGAAGCAATTAAAGGAATACGAGATAGCGCAGTTAGAATTTCAAATTTAATTGAGCGCAATGACTCGAAAGTAGATCAAATTATTTCCGATTTAAAAACATTTAGTTCTGAATTAAGAAATATTTCGACTCCTGAAAACCGTGAAAAAATTGAAAATATTATTGCCAATGTAGATGAGGCAACAGCTTCTATAAAAAGAATGGCCTCTAAAATTGAAAAAGGTGAAGGAACTATTGGGCAGTTAATTGCAAAAGATGAAACTGCAGATGAAGTTAAAGCTACTTTGAAAAGCATTCAAGACGTCGTAAAACCTATTTCGCAATTAAAATTAACAATGATGGATAGAGCTGAATTTAGGGTGGCGAATGCGCAAACTGGCGATAAATTTACAAATGAGTTTGATTTAATGTTTTCCACACGCCCCGATAGATATTATTTATTAGGTATTACAAATGTATCATATGGAAGACAAGTAGATACGACAACTGCAACAACCACTACAAATGGAAATACAACCACTACAACTACCCAAAAAAATACCAATGAAAATGTTTCAAATTTACGGTATAATTTACAAATTTCGCAAAGAATTGGTTTTATGGGGCTGAGGGTTGGTATGTTTGCTAGTTCAGGCGGATTTGCAACAGATTTTTTTGTATTTAAAGATCGTTTAGTTGGGTCTATTGAGTTTTCTCAATTTGGTGGCAGCCCAACACCATCTGATACTCAATATGGCAGCAAAGGTCCATTTAATATCAAAGCTTTTACAAACGTATTTATTACCCCAAATATCTTTCTTACGGCTGGGGTAGACGGCTTGGTTTTATATGATAAGCCGTTTCCATTTGTAGGTGCTGGTTTATCTATCACGGATGAAGATATAAAAGGACTTTTAGGAGTTGCTGCTTTAGCTAAGTAA
- a CDS encoding ATP-binding cassette domain-containing protein, with translation MSSQSIVSLVEVKKSFGNNHVLNGLNIEIPRNKISFIIGRSGEGKSVTLKNIVGLLKPDSGSIFINGNNMMSASEEKWELVRSKIGILFQDGALFDSLTIFENVSFPLQNHRKLKQSELESEVAQLLTTVGLPGIQEKYPPELSIGERKRVGLARALALKPELLLYDEPTTSMDPLVSDLIDNLIINTQKNLDGITSVVVSHDITSVMNVADYVFLLHKGKIYFHGTPNDFASSRDELVRQFLTGGRNGPLEVPIA, from the coding sequence ATGTCAAGTCAGAGCATTGTTTCACTTGTCGAAGTAAAAAAATCGTTTGGTAATAACCATGTGTTAAATGGATTGAATATAGAAATTCCAAGAAATAAAATTTCATTCATTATTGGACGAAGTGGAGAAGGAAAATCTGTTACTTTAAAGAATATAGTCGGACTGCTAAAACCAGATTCCGGTTCTATTTTTATTAATGGCAACAATATGATGAGTGCTTCTGAGGAAAAATGGGAATTAGTTAGAAGTAAAATTGGTATTCTTTTTCAAGATGGTGCATTGTTTGATAGTTTAACTATTTTTGAAAATGTGTCTTTTCCACTCCAAAATCATCGCAAACTAAAGCAATCAGAATTAGAAAGTGAAGTAGCGCAACTACTTACTACGGTTGGTTTACCTGGTATCCAAGAAAAATATCCTCCAGAGTTATCAATAGGTGAAAGAAAACGGGTAGGTCTTGCAAGAGCTTTGGCACTAAAACCTGAGTTGTTACTTTATGATGAGCCTACAACAAGTATGGATCCCCTGGTTTCAGACTTAATTGATAATTTGATAATAAACACGCAAAAAAATTTGGACGGTATCACTTCTGTTGTGGTAAGCCATGACATTACATCTGTGATGAATGTCGCAGATTATGTTTTTCTTTTGCATAAAGGAAAAATATACTTTCATGGAACTCCAAATGATTTTGCATCAAGTCGCGACGAACTTGTTAGACAATTTTTAACTGGCGGCAGAAATGGACCATTAGAAGTTCCTATAGCTTAA
- a CDS encoding ABC transporter permease — MKYITLVPFVIGDVLIKLLAGLGRFLLFFKEVFVWFFKPPFRLGLLIKQLEFVGNKSATIILISAFFVGGVLGLQLGVIFRLFSAEGLMGAATGKSLALELGPVMCGFIVIGRAGAAMAAEIATMRVNEQIDAMEAMGVNPISYLVIPRVLASTIMMPILAAIFLFVGVIGCYAVAVIFYKVDTMTFMQQLKWIVYWSDVVKGLIKATAFGFIFSTIACYKGFKAKGGAKGVGEATTSAVVASLLSILVGDFFITIFQIR; from the coding sequence ATGAAATATATTACGTTAGTTCCTTTTGTAATCGGTGATGTTTTAATAAAATTACTTGCAGGTTTAGGACGTTTTTTGTTGTTTTTTAAAGAAGTTTTTGTTTGGTTTTTTAAGCCTCCTTTTAGATTAGGTCTTTTAATTAAACAATTAGAATTTGTAGGAAATAAAAGTGCTACTATCATTTTAATTTCTGCCTTTTTTGTGGGTGGGGTATTGGGATTACAATTAGGTGTTATTTTTAGATTGTTTAGTGCAGAAGGATTAATGGGTGCTGCAACTGGAAAATCTCTCGCACTAGAATTAGGACCAGTGATGTGTGGTTTTATTGTCATTGGGCGTGCAGGTGCTGCAATGGCTGCTGAAATTGCAACTATGCGCGTTAATGAACAAATTGATGCAATGGAAGCAATGGGTGTAAATCCTATTAGTTATCTCGTTATTCCTAGGGTTTTAGCAAGTACAATAATGATGCCAATTCTGGCAGCTATTTTTTTATTTGTTGGTGTCATTGGCTGTTATGCCGTAGCAGTTATCTTTTATAAAGTTGATACGATGACTTTTATGCAGCAATTAAAATGGATTGTTTATTGGAGTGATGTAGTTAAAGGCTTAATTAAAGCTACCGCATTTGGTTTTATTTTTTCAACTATTGCTTGCTATAAAGGGTTTAAGGCAAAAGGTGGAGCAAAAGGAGTGGGTGAGGCAACTACTAGCGCAGTTGTTGCTAGTTTGTTATCAATATTAGTTGGTGACTTTTTCATAACTATTTTCCAAATAAGGTAA
- a CDS encoding ArsA-related P-loop ATPase: MGKSFPRLHVFLGAGGVGKTTLSASFAISMAQKGKNVGLISIDPAKRLQTALGTTSITEEGTIIPLENSKGQLRASVLHIGDSLMRWVEEKGLSQEKKDDLLKNPYFSALSNKMATAIDTLAAIRVAEWLEQYPETEELVIDTAPGIHAIDFIAKPEKVSLFLDSKIIDWVKWFVGSAHEKQSFVARAFKSGAKKIIDGLALVGGRNFIVNFGEFLILLDEVFITALERIKIAQKWLNTPSTQIFIVTAIREDAIFTAKEIQRILVNLGIKPKYAIINKTFPEHLKIDANLLQFIQDNSFIDEKEKLFTNYLKSYLDTQTKISKELSFAKISIIEIPIASGLDGEQELRFSDLSSLGDIIQQKTGNI, translated from the coding sequence ATGGGAAAATCTTTTCCAAGATTGCATGTTTTTTTAGGAGCTGGTGGAGTTGGAAAAACGACGTTGTCTGCTTCTTTTGCCATCTCAATGGCGCAAAAGGGAAAAAATGTCGGACTCATAAGTATTGATCCTGCTAAAAGATTACAAACAGCTTTAGGTACAACCTCGATTACAGAGGAGGGTACGATCATACCTCTGGAAAATTCTAAAGGACAATTACGTGCTTCCGTCTTGCATATTGGTGATAGCTTAATGCGTTGGGTAGAAGAAAAAGGGTTGTCGCAAGAAAAAAAGGATGATTTGTTAAAAAATCCTTATTTTTCTGCACTATCGAACAAAATGGCCACAGCCATTGATACTTTAGCTGCAATAAGGGTTGCGGAATGGCTTGAACAATATCCTGAAACAGAGGAGCTAGTTATAGATACAGCACCCGGTATTCATGCTATAGATTTTATTGCCAAGCCTGAGAAAGTTTCACTATTTTTAGATAGTAAAATTATTGATTGGGTTAAATGGTTTGTTGGAAGTGCGCATGAAAAACAAAGTTTTGTAGCAAGGGCATTTAAATCTGGAGCAAAAAAAATTATTGATGGTTTAGCTTTAGTAGGTGGGCGCAATTTTATAGTCAATTTTGGTGAGTTTTTAATTTTATTAGACGAAGTTTTTATTACAGCACTTGAAAGAATTAAAATAGCTCAAAAATGGTTAAATACGCCATCTACTCAAATATTTATTGTTACCGCAATAAGAGAAGATGCAATTTTTACAGCAAAAGAAATTCAAAGAATATTAGTTAATTTAGGTATTAAACCCAAATATGCCATTATTAATAAAACTTTTCCTGAGCATTTAAAAATAGATGCCAATCTTTTGCAGTTTATTCAAGATAATTCATTTATTGATGAGAAAGAAAAATTATTTACTAACTATTTAAAAAGCTATTTAGACACACAAACAAAAATTTCTAAGGAACTTTCGTTTGCAAAAATATCCATCATTGAAATACCAATCGCTTCTGGATTAGACGGTGAGCAAGAATTACGCTTTTCTGACTTATCTTCTCTAGGGGATATTATTCAGCAAAAAACAGGAAATATTTAA
- a CDS encoding ArsA family ATPase produces MTLLNELKQKLIFVVGKGGVGRTTVSASIAYRYAQQGEKVLLVQWALKDAISQLYSIPACTHKESSTPHGYKTMNFSASESIKEYFVEHLKMRLIYNVVIENKHVQRLIHAAPGVQELFFLGRLFWLVELAEKEKGYCYDKVIVDSPATGHGLSLFGIAPAVANLGMTGPLAYECERVNKLLLDGEKTGVLVVTLPEELPIEESIETIPKITSQLLRPPLALIVNQSVNVDQFPAFNFSEEDFWFKNLLAKLKTNNAKNELKLILSILHKRTLNENKLTNWAKNQRDKKNNSLPIVSLPDLNIINQSNSHPQMLELLSSYF; encoded by the coding sequence ATGACGCTTTTAAATGAATTAAAGCAAAAGCTTATATTTGTAGTAGGAAAAGGTGGTGTAGGAAGAACCACGGTCTCGGCTTCCATTGCGTATCGTTATGCGCAACAAGGTGAAAAAGTTTTGTTAGTTCAATGGGCATTAAAAGATGCCATTTCTCAACTTTATTCGATCCCTGCTTGCACGCACAAAGAATCTTCTACTCCGCATGGTTATAAGACAATGAACTTTTCTGCGTCTGAGTCTATTAAGGAATACTTTGTTGAACATCTTAAAATGCGATTAATTTATAATGTCGTCATTGAAAATAAGCACGTACAACGACTGATTCATGCCGCCCCTGGAGTTCAAGAGTTATTTTTTCTTGGTCGTCTTTTTTGGTTAGTTGAACTCGCTGAAAAAGAAAAAGGATATTGCTACGATAAAGTTATCGTAGACTCTCCTGCGACAGGACACGGTTTATCACTATTTGGCATTGCACCTGCTGTTGCAAATTTAGGAATGACCGGGCCACTTGCTTATGAGTGTGAAAGAGTTAATAAACTTTTGTTGGATGGAGAAAAAACAGGAGTTTTAGTTGTTACTTTACCAGAGGAATTACCAATCGAAGAAAGTATAGAAACTATCCCCAAAATTACAAGTCAATTGCTCAGACCTCCCTTGGCTTTAATAGTGAATCAATCTGTAAATGTTGATCAATTTCCTGCATTTAATTTTTCAGAAGAAGATTTTTGGTTTAAAAACTTATTAGCAAAATTAAAAACTAATAACGCTAAAAATGAACTAAAATTAATTTTGTCGATACTGCATAAAAGAACTCTGAATGAAAATAAATTAACAAATTGGGCAAAAAATCAAAGGGATAAAAAAAATAATTCTCTTCCAATAGTTTCTTTACCTGATTTAAATATTATTAATCAGTCTAATTCACATCCCCAAATGCTTGAATTATTATCTTCTTACTTTTAA
- a CDS encoding twin-arginine translocase TatA/TatE family subunit, which translates to MHTFSFGELALIFGIVIVLFGGKRIASVGKALGEGISNFKKGLNGSSTEDKQITPPQNSQHQNQVVDVEHKEVPKV; encoded by the coding sequence ATGCACACCTTTAGTTTTGGTGAATTGGCACTCATTTTTGGAATAGTAATTGTATTATTTGGTGGAAAAAGAATTGCTTCTGTGGGTAAGGCACTTGGAGAAGGAATTTCTAATTTTAAAAAAGGATTGAATGGTTCCTCTACTGAAGATAAGCAAATTACTCCACCGCAAAACTCACAACATCAAAATCAAGTTGTAGACGTTGAGCACAAAGAAGTTCCAAAAGTCTAA